In Deltaproteobacteria bacterium GWA2_45_12, the DNA window TGGTTTAAGGCAACCAAAACCGGTCAATACGATATCTTGTGCGCTGAAATTTGCGGTGTGGGACATGGTTTGATGGGGGCCAGAATTTTTATTGAAACCAAGGATCAGCATCAAAAATGGGTTGAAAGTAGGGGCGGGGAGCATTCCGCCCCTACGCTGGGGATGAATCCGTAGGGGCGTCCCTTGGCGCGCCCCACACGCCGGCAGAGAAGGGCGCAGCAAGCGGCGCCCGTACGTTGATTCCGTAGGTGTATCCTGCCAGAGGCAGGCACGGTGCAATACAAACTAGGAAACATATGAGCGATTATCACGAAAGTTTTTTCAAGAAATACCTTTTCTCAACCGACCACAAAATGATTGCCATGCAATATTTGTTTACCGGAATATTCATGGGGCTGGTGGGTGGTTTTTTGGCCTATGTGTTCCGGATGCAGATTGCTTTTCCGGGCATTTCTGTTCCTGGTTTCGGTATTGTGAATGAAAATAGTTACAATACGCTGGTAACAAATCATGGGGCCATCATGATTTTCTGGTTTGCCATGCCGGTTCTGATTGCTGCTTTTGGCAATTACCTTATCCCGCTGATGATCGGTTGCGATGACATGGCTTTTCCCCGTATCAACCGGCTTTCTTACCAGATTTTTTTGGTCAGTATCCTTGTTTTACTTTCTTCTTTTCTTGTTCAACATGGGGGCTTTGGTGGGGCATGGACAGCCTATCCCCCTTTGTCAGCCAAGGCGGAATATAATCTTACCCCCATGGGCGCGTCGTTGTGGTTGATTGCCGTGGCCCTTGAGTTTGTGGCGTTTCTTTTAGGGGGAATTAATTTTATTGTCACTCTCATGAATTCCCGGGCCAAGGGAATGAGAATGTATGAGATCCCCATGGTCATATGGATGATTGTGATAGCCAGTATTTTATTCATGGCCTCGGTAGGGCCTCTTATCGCCGGTGCGGTGATGCTTTTGTTTGACCAGCTTTTGGGCACGGGTTTTTATGACCCTGCCAAAGGGGGTGACCCTCTTTTATGGCAGCATCTTTTCTGGTTTTTTGGGCATCCTGAAGTTTATGTGGTTCTTCTTCCCCCCATGGGGATGGTGGTGGAAGTGATCACCACATTTTCACGCAAAAAACTTTTTGGGTACAAGACATTTTTATATAGCGTGTTTTTTACCGGCATTTTAAGTTTTGTCGTGTGGGCCCATCATCAGTTTGTGGCCGGTATTGACCCTCGCATGGCCAATATTTTTACCATCACCACACTGCTTATTTCTGTTCCCATTGCTGAAATCTGTTTTTTACTCATGGCCACCCTCTATAAAGGTTCCATTGAATTAACGACTCCCATGCTTTTTGCCCTTGGTTTTGTCGTTGAATTTATTTTGGGCGGAGTGACGGGAATTTATTTGGGGGCAACGGGAACCGATATTTTCTTCCATGATACTTATTTTGTGGTGGCTCACTTCCACTATACTTTTGTGCCCATTGCCGTGATCGGGTTGTTTACAGGCATCTATTATTGGTTTCCTAAAATGTTTGGAAGAATGATGGATGAAAAATTGGGCAAGATCCATTTTTGGGGGACGATCATTCCTTTTAATTTTATTTTTATTCCCATGTTCTTTTTGGGAATGGGTGGGGAGCACCGTCGAATTTACAACTACCAGAATTTCCCGGACTTGAATCATCCGGAACTTTTTCATTTACGGCAAATCTCGACTGTGGCGCTTATTGTGATGCTTTTGTTTCAGATTGTGTTCTTCATCAATTTTATCCGCAGTTTGCGCAAAGGAAAGAAAGCTGAAGCCAATCCTTGGAAGGCCAATACATTGGAATGGGTGGCTCCTTCGCCCCCACCCCATGGCAATTTTGCAACATACCCTGAAGTTTATCGCGGACCCTATGAATATTCGGTTCCCGGTCGCAAACAAGATTATTGGCCGCAGAATGAACCGTAAGGGCAATTCATGAATTGCCCTTACGGGGTAGGGGCGCCCCTTGGCGCGCCCTCCCTACATAGGAGAATTAAATGCACCATCCTCCCCTAGCCAACACCCGGTCAGCCACCGGAATCAACACAGCCAAACTGGCAACTTGGTGGGTCATTGCCTCTGAAATCGTTATTTTTGGTGGATTGCTGGTGTCTTATCTGCTTTTTCGGTTGCATCATACTGAATGGGCGCAGGAAGCCGAACACACCAACACCGCTGCAGGGGCCTTTAATACTTTTGTACTGCTGACCTCCAGTTTTTTTGTTGTGTTGGCGCATAAAGCGGCTGAGGAAAAAAACGGGGCGAAAGCGGCCCGTTTTTTGGGCTATACCATTTTGGGAGGGCTTACCTTCATGATGGTGAAAGCCTACGAGTACACCCACGAAATTCAACATGGGTTCACCATGTTCAAGAGTGTGTTTTGGTCTTTTTACTATACAGCCACCGGGCTGCATGGTTTGCACGTGATGGCCGGCATGGTGATTATGTTCATTGTGGGCCGTGATGCCAAAAAAGGCCGGAATTTGCACCGTGTGGAATGCATCGGGATTTACTGGCACTTTGTGGACCTTGTCTGGATTTTTTTATTTCCGCTTTTGTATATTGCAAAATGACGTCTGACAAGTCTGACGCGTCAGACAGGTCCGACTTAAATTTATGTCACACGCCAACACAAACGAACACGCAACCGAACATTCTCACCCCAATTATTTTAAAATATGGATGGCTTTGGTAGCCTTGTTGATCGCCAGCGTCCTGGGCCCCATGATTGGCATTCCATGGCTCACCCTGATCACAGCCTTTGGAATAGCCATTATCAAGGCTTTGATGGTGGCCGCCTATTTCATGCATTTAAATGTTGAGAAAAAATATATCTGGTACATTCTTCTTGGTTGTCTGGCCCTGATGATTTTCTTTTTCTTTGCGATTGCTCCGGACATCATGAATCATTCCGGAACCAACTGGCATTTTATTGAGGTTACGCAACCAGCCCCATCCCATGGGGGACATTAAAATACCCCACGTCGTGCAAAGAGCCCATGAGGTTTTTACTATGGTGTCCGCCCCCACAACACTATCCATAAAAAGATCCCCGGTTGTTTCCAGTCCTGTTTTGGGAATGCTGATTTTTATTTTAACCGAGATCATGGTTTTTGCTTCGTTTATAAGTGCCTTTAATATCATCAAATCCGGGTTTAATAATTGGCCCCCCTTAGGGCAGCCCAGGCTCCCCGTAGAGATAACGGCTTTTAACTCACTTTTTCTTATAGCCAGTGGATGGTTGATTTATCTGGCTTATAAATGTTTTGGGAAGGGAGAGCCAAATTCCAAGGTGAAAAAATATTTTTTATGGGCCTTGTTTTCGGGTTTGTTGTTTGTACTGCTTCAGGGGATGGAATGGGGTCGTTTGATTGGTTATGGCCTCACGATGACTTCCAGTGTGTACGGAAGTTTTTTTTATCTGATTATCGGGACACACGCTTTGCATGTCTTGGGGGCCATTATCGGTTTGGTATTGGTTTATCGTCGGTTGGTTTGTGGAAGTCTTAAAACTGAGACTTTTGCCGCCATGCAGGCCTTCTGGTTTTTTGTTGTGGCTTTATGGCCTGTATTGTACGTACTTGTCTACTTATGAAGATGAGAGCTTTTTTAATTTGCGTGTTGGGATTATGGGTGTTTCCTCTTGTGGTGCAGGCCTGCCCTGTTTGTTTTTCGGCAAAAGGGGCCACACTGAATGCCTTTCGCTGGTCCACGCTTTTTTTGGGGATGATTCCTTTCATCGCTTTTGGCGCCTTCTTTTTCTGGTATCGGGCTAAATTAAAAAACAGGGGGTTGTAATGGGAAGTCTTCCCCATACCTCTGTCCTTCCGGAGCTAATCGCCTCTCTCAATGGAGTCAGTTTTTTGTGTCTGATTGCCGGGTTTATTTTGATCAAATTCAAAAGAATTTTTTCGCATCGGGTGTTGATGAGTGTGGCGCTGGTTTCTTCCGGTTTATTTTTGGTTGTTTATTTGATGCATCATTATCAGGTAGGGTCGGTTCCTTATGGCCGCCATGATTGGACCCGTGTTCTTTATTTTATCATTCTTGTACCCCACATTATTCTTGCTGTAGGGATGCTGCCGTTTATTTATTTGGCAGTGCGCGCGGCCTTGAAGAATGAAATTGAAAAACATAAAAGGATTGTAAGATTTCTTTTTCCCGTTTGGACCTATGTGTCGTTTACGGGGCTGGTTGTTTATTTTATGTTGTATCACTTGGAATAATTTCATGTCCCAACGTGGTTTTAAAATAATTTTTCTTTTGGCCACTGCCCTTGCTTTCTTTGTTGTGGTCTTGGGAGCTTACACCCGGCTTACCAACGCTGGGCTAGGTTGCCCCGATTGGCCGGGATGTTATGGGCAGATGATTCCCTCATCCCAATCTTCATTTCCGGAGGAAGGGGGGCAAAGGGCCTTGGAACTTCGCAAGGCCTGGACGGAAATGGCGCATCGTTTTGGTGCGGGGAGCCTTGGTTTATTGATTTTTGCCCTTTTTCTTTTTTCTTTGGTTCAAAAAATAAAACATCAACCATCCCCCTTTGGACTGAGTCTTCTTCTTTTTTTTGCTGTTATTTTTCAAGCAGCCCTGGGCATGTGGACAGTGACGTTAAAATTACATCCCTTTGTGGTGATGGGGCATTTGTTGGGTGGATTGACAACACTGGGTTTGTTGGGGTGGGGAGTGTTGGGGAATTTAAATCCTGTAGGGGCGTCCCTTGGTGCGCCCTCCACAAGGGAGCCCTTGGGTGCGCCTCCCACAAGGGCGCAGCAAGCAGCGCCCCTACATCGATGGGCCCTATGGGCCCTTGTCATTCTCATTCTTCAAATGGCGTTGGGGGGGTGGACCAGTGCCAATTATGCGGCGCTGGCTTGTCCCGATTTTCCGATGTGCCAGGCTTCATGGTGGCCTGGCATGGACTTGAAAGCCGCGTTTACCGTGTGGCACGAGTTTGGGCATAATTATGAATATGGCGTGCTTCATAATGAAGGGCGCGTGGCCATTCACATGATGCATCGGATAGGGGCGGTGATTACATTTATTGTTGTGGGTGGTTTGGGGATGCAATGCGTTCGTGTTGGGGTGCGGTTAGGGGGAATAGGGCGAACAGGGCGAACACAAGGTTCACCCGTACGGAACATACGGAGCGTACGGGAAATGGGATTTATTCTTCTTTTTATTCTTTGTGCCCAGATTATTTTGGGAATTTCCAATGCTGTTTTTCTTCTGCCGCTTCCCGTGGCTGTCGCCCATAGTGGTATGGCCGCCCTTCTTTTATTAAATGTTTTGGCGGTGGTTAAATTTTCAAGGTAGATTTAAAAAATTATGATTCGTCATCTTCTTAATTTAACCAAACCCCGCATCAGCTTACTCTTTGCCATAACGGGGTTGACAGCCATTCTGGTTGATGGAACACGCACATCTCCTTCTTTGTGGATGTGGCTTGTGTCCTTGGCCATTTTTTTGGTGGGAGGGGCGGCCAACGGATTTAACCAGTTTTTTGAGAGGGATATAGACCGCCAGATGGTGCGTACGGCCAAAAAAAGGCCCATTCCCCAGGGAAAAGTTTCGCCCCGGATGGCGCTTATTTTTAGTATTGTCTTGGCGATTGTGGGCAATGTCATGCTCTATGAGTTGGGCGGTTTTTGGTCTTTTTTTTGGGGAGTATTCACCATTGTTTTTTACAGTTTTTATTACACCTTGTGGTTAAAACCCCGGACGCCCTACAACATTGTCATTGGTGGGGCGGCTGGAGCCACAGCGCCGCTGATCGCATGGTCGGCTGTTACGGGCAATTTCTTGGGCCTGGTTCCTTTTTTGATGTTTTTGATCGTCTTTATCTGGACGCCCCCTCATTTTTGGAGTTTGGCGCTCTATTACAAGGAAGATTACGAAAAAGTTTCCTATCCCATGTTTCCTAACATCAAGGGGGATAAGGCCACCAAAAGCCAGATTTTTTGGTATTCGGCCCTCTTGTTTCCTGTGGCGCTAAGTCTGTATTTCTTTGGTATTTTGGGAGTGGTTTATTTGGTGGGGGCTTTCATCCTAAATCTTGTTTTTCTCTATGGCGCCTGGATGGTCATGAAAAAAAATGACACCAAAATTTACCGGAAGTTTTTCGCTTATTCCATTTTCTATCTTCTTCTTCTCTTTGCCTTAATGATGGCGGACAAGATGATTCCGATAAAATAGGAATCAATTTTCCAATTTCCTCGCCAAATTCCCCACGCTTATTGACGCGGCTATGTAAAGGAAGGGGAGCCAATAAGGAATGCCCAAAAAATCAGGGAAAATATAGCGGAACAATCCAAGTTGAATCAGAATTATCTCTACCAGGCAGCCTATAATGGATGTCCCCAGGGCTACGACCAATCCCTGCCTTGAAGCATCAAAAAAATACCAAATGATGAGGGAGGCTGTCGCCAGACTGAGAGTTTTTGTGAAAGGGGCCAATTTGAAAAAACCGCTGGCATAATAAATCATGCCAAAGCACACAAAACCAATCAGTACGATGGGCCAGGTAAGGTGGTTGGCGGGTTTGTCCCATTTTTTATCCAACCACAAATGAGAAATGCCGATGGTTGCGGAGGCACTTCCAAATAAAAACGGAACCCACCAGGCCATCTGCCATTTCCAGGGATGGGGATATTGGGTGGTCAGACTATGGGTATGGAAGCCATCGAAAAAAGAGCCTACAATGGCACCCACCGTAAAAAGGATGAGGATGTTTTTGAGTTTCATAAAAAAACATCTTAATGGGGAACTTGCAAAGTTAAAAGGGAGAATTTATCCTTCGACAAAAAATCGGCCCCTTGGGGCCGAAATAAAATGACGGATAACCCTGAGCGAATCCCGCATTGCGGGATGAGTCGAAGGGTAGCTCAGGATGAAACTTGGGGGCTTGCCCCCGAGTTTTTCATTCCCTGGGTCAGCAATTAGCCCCGCCTTAAAAGTGAAAGGGTAGGCCGCCCTTTAAATAATCGAGGGAACCATCTTTGGGGTGCGGATGGCCGAAAATGGTTGGGTCGTGATGGAGTGGAAGTGCGGAGTGGGGTCCCAGTGGCTCTTTCTTTTTCTCGATCGTGAATGATCCTTTGAAGGGCCAAGGCTGTTTTCCCAAAATTAACCAGATTAAGGTGCGCATCTGGTTTTTCTAAAATCACAAAATTAGGGGGAAGTTCTTTGGGGATACGGGACACCCCATCACTCTTTTTTCCACCAGCCCCTAAAAGAGGACTGACACCATAGCGGAAACCGGCATGGGTGGCTGTGACCACAGCCGCACGAACAGGTCCCCCTTGAAGAACCTGGGCTTGTCTTAATTCCCCAAAAAGTGTTTCGGGTCTTTCGGCCAAGATAACCCGATCAGCCAATTCGGTCCCAAAACAAGCAAAACGGTCGCCTAAAAAATCTTCAGCATAAAAGGGCCCGGATTCCCCGCATAAGATTTTGTCCATGGCCTTGGCAATGTCGGTCAGTGGAACCCCGGCGGCAGGGGGGGCATACATATGGAGACGATTATCTTTCAAGTAAGGCATCACCCATTTGACCAGTGCCGGGCGAAGAAGGTCCAATCCAGGATAGAGCGCATGGGCTAACGGAGGGAATGTTCCGTCATTTTTTTCGTAATCATAAATTGTGGCCAATACTTTCAACCCATGGGCCGCAAAACCACCCTTGGAATAGCCCACAAGAAAAAGTTTTTTTACGTTTGCCAGCCGGGTATTGGGATCGCTTAAGGCCTTGGCCAAACGAAAAAGAACCAAGGGGACTTCGTGAGCCCAATTGGGCTGGACGACGGCTTCATGGCTTCCATAAATAGAATAGGAAGGATGACGTTTTATATCCCCAAAGGGGCCCACATGCAGGATGATGCCCCCTAAGGCATAATGACGGGCCAAAGTATCCATCCATTCATCCTCTGGCCCATAATTGAAAAAGCCTGGAAAAACGACGACGGCTGCATCTTCGATAGGGGGATGAATAAGTTCCACAGGAGTTTCTTCCCGCATTTCGGCCGGAGGGCTACGAAAGGCATGATGCGCTTGGACCAAGGGATCTAAAAAAGAAATTTCTGGTTGATGTGGAACCCTGTCTTGCCATAAGCGGGGAAACCGTGAAGTGGGACGTAATGTCCAATAAGGATGCCCCCTTTCATCAAGCCATATAGATCGTGATAAAGATGGATCTGGTTCTGTGGGTTCGATAATAAAAGGAGTTGAAACTTGGGCAACCGATGGTCCGGTGCCGTAAGAGCCATCTGTGGCAGATGATCTGCCAGAGGCAGGGGATGCTGCGTCTTCAAAGGACATAAAAAATAATGGGGGGAAGGAAAAAGGAAAATAGGAAGAAGAGGAGAGCAAAAAACCTCTCCTCTTAAATGAAAAAATTTTTCCTCCCTCTAAAGGCAGGTATAAGAATTTTTTTAAAAAACTGTCAAGGATTTGATGAAAATTTGGTGAAGAATTTTAAGAATTCGCTTCGTCACTTCCAACCCCAAAATAAACACAGTCGGGGTGATGAAAGACAAGGGCCGAAACAGACGCCTCGGGCTCCATCATGAAGCCCTCGGTAAGGTGGATTCCAATTTCCTCGGGTTTCAGAAGTGTCCAAAGCCCGGCCTGGTCTTCCAGGTGGGGGCAGGCAGGGTAGCCAAAGCTGTATCTTTTACCGCGATACTTGGTCTGAAAGCGGTCCTTCATTGTCGTGCCAGGGTCATCGGGAAAACCCCAGTCCTCCCGTATACGCCGATGGATCCATTCGGCGCATCCTTCGGCAGTTTCAATGGCCAAGGCTTGAAGGGCGTGGGATTTCAAATATTCTCCCTTGTTTTTGAACTCATCAGCCTTCTCACGCACCCCATGGCCCGCGCCGACGACGAAAAGGGCAACGTGGTCTCTGACCCCTCTCCCTGACCCTCTCCCACAAGGGGAGAGGGAATTCCCCCCTCCCTTGTCCCGCGTAGCGGGATTCCGGTACGCGGAAAGGGGAGGGGGTAGGGGGAGGGTGGATGTTGATGGAAGGACATAATCCGCCAAACACAATCCGTTCTCCTTCCTCTGCCGGTTGAATTTAAATGTATGAACCGGTTTGGTCTCGCCCGGCTTGAACAAATGGATGGAATTCCCCTCACTTTCTGCTTCAAAGAATTGCCATACGGCTTTGACCTTCATGAATTTTTTGGCCACTTCTTTTACATCATCCACCACGGCCTTCAGTTCGAGGGCTTTCGGGTCGCGGTCGGCCAATTTTTTTTCAAACGCCCCTTTAAAACCCAGATGGCGAACATAGAGCATGAGGGGATTGATGTATTCCCAGATTTCTTCCAATTGAGGGACATCCCTCTTTTTTCGATCGAGGTAGGGCGCGGGGGGAATGTCGATGTCGGTGCGGACATCCTTGGATCGGATTGTTGTTTCGGGCGGTAGGGGCGCGGCAAGCGGCGCCCCTACGTTGGATTCGCCGCCCAATTTCGTATGTTCTTCCACCAATTGATCTTTGGCCTTGGGGTCCATTAATTGATTAGCCAGCCGCAACCCGGTCATGGCGTCCTTGGCATAAAAGGTGTGGGTGGAATAACTGGGGGCGATTTTGGTGCGCGTGAATTTATCCGAAAGGGCGGCGCCACCAACAAGCAGGGGAATTTGAATACCGGCCATTTTAAGATCCGCCGCCGTGATTGTCATTTGTTGAGCTGATTTAACAAGCAGGCCAGAGAGGCCGATGATATCCGGTTTATGTTCCTTGACGGCACGGATGATTTCTTCCGGTGGAACTTTGATACCCAAGTTGATGACGTTATAACCGTTATTTTTCAAAATGATTTCGACCAAATTTTTGCCGATGTCGTGCACATCGCCCTTTACTGTGGCCAAGAGCACCTTTCCCTTGGCAACCACATCCGCTTTTTCCATGAACTGTTCCAAATGACTCACGGCGGCCTTCATGGCCTCGGCCGATTGAAGTACTTCGGCCACAATCAATTCATTGTTGTTAAAAAGCCGGCCGACTTCGCTCATTCCCGCCATCAGGGGGCCGTTGATGATGTCGAGAGGTTTTATCTTTTCCTTTAATTTCAAATCGAGGTCGGGGATGAGGCCGTCTTTGGTGCCTTGAATGATGTATTGAGCGAGACGTTCGTCTAACGGTAGGGGCGATTCATGAATCGCCCTTACGGATTTAACCGTGTTTCTAAAATGATCCGCTAGGGTGGCGATATTGGCCCGGTTGATGGTGGCTTTTTCTTCTTTGGTTTGTTTGCGCCAATCCTGTAGGGGCGAAAAATTTTTCGCCCCTACGTTAAACAACAAATCCTCCGCCAATTTCTTTTCTTCTGGGGGAATGCTGGCAAATCTTTCCAATTTTTCGGCGTTTACAATGGCCAAATCTAGACCGGCTTGGGTGCAGTGGTAGAGGAAAACAGAATTGACCACTTCGCGTGCAGCCGGGGGAAGCCCAAACGAAATATTGGAAATACCCAAAACAGTTTTGCAATACGGGAATTCTTTTTTGATGAGGCGAATGCCTTCGATGGTTTCAACAGCGCCGCCAATGTAGTTTTCATCCCCGGTGGCACAGGGGAAAACAAGTGGGTCAAAGATGATATCTTCCTGGCGCAGCCCGTATTTTGTTGTCAGAAAATGATGTGACCGTTTGGCGATCTCCAATTTTCTTTNNNNNNNNNNNNNNNNNNNNNNNNNNNNNNNNNNNNNNNNNNNNNNNNNNNNNNNNNNNNNNNNNNNNNNNNNNNNNNNNNNNNNNNNNNNNNNNNNNNNNNNNNNNNNNNNNNNNNNNNNNNNNNNNNNNNNNNNNNNNNNNNNNNNNNNNNNNNNNNNNNNNNNNNNNNNNNNNNNNNNNNNNNNNNNNNNNTGACTTGGCGGCGGGCGATGTCGGTGGCCTCATCCCATTTTTCGTCATTCACCAAATTTTTAAACAGACGTGACCCGATGACATTGGTGCGTTCCCCTACAATGAGGGGACGATTGTCGGCTGTTGCTTCCACGGTTTCAATGCCGCTATAAAAACTTCGACCCTTCATTCCATGGGGAGAAACACGGGGTTTTTTGCCAACGATCATTTGGACAATGGCCGCTATATGCTTATGTGTGGTGCCGCAGCATCCGCCCACGATGTTAAGCCAGCGGTTATCGGCAAATCGTTCCAGTTGGCGGGCCAGCGATTCGGGGGTTTCCAAATATTTTCCTTCTTCATCCGGCAGCCCCGCGTTGGGGTAGCACGAAACAGAACAATCGGCCAGTTCATGGATGGTGCGGATGTGGTCGGTCATGAATTCCGGCCCTGTGGCGCAGTTTAACCCAATGGCTAAAAGTTCGACGTGCGAAAGGGAAACGACGAGGGCATCGGCGGCCTGCCCGGCAAGCATGGTGCCCATGGGTTCAATAGTGCCCGAAACAATGAGGGGAAGTTTTTTGCCAAATTCCTGGCAGGCTTTCTGAACACCGATCACACCGGCCTTGATATTGCGTGTGTCCTGCGCGGTTTCCAAAAGAAATAAATCGATGCCGCCATCAAGCAAGCCCAGGGCTTGTTGATAAAAATTTTGGGTGAGCTTATCAAAAGTGACTCCGCCCGTGACTGAAATGGCCTTGGTGGTGGGGCCCATCGAGCCGGCCACAAAACGGGGCTTGGCCGGTGTTGAAAATTCCCTGGCGGCCTTGCGAGCCAGTTCGGCGGCTGTCTTGTTGATGAGATGGGTTTTTTCCTGAAGCCCGTATTCAGCAAGAACCAGCGGTGTACTGCCAAATGAATTGGTTTCAACAATATCGGCGCCGGCTTCAAAATATTTTTTGTGGATGTTTAAAATGATGTCTGGGCGGGTAAAAACGAGATTTTCGTTGCATCCTTCAAGACTGGCCCCGCCAAAATCAGAAGCCGTCAGATTTTCCTGTTGCAGCATGGTCCCCATGGCGCCATCAAGCACTAAAATACGCTGGCGCATGAGGTTGGCGAGTTCGGTTGGTTTTTTATTTTGGGGCATAAAGGGGGTTAGCTATAGCATACTTAAATGGGCTGGCAAGTGTTCGTGAGATGAAAAAGCCAAAATTCTTTGATATCAGTGATATTGACAAATCGTATCTGATCAGATACGATTTTTTAAATGAATTTTCCACATCAATTACAATCCTGGAGATTGTCAAAAGCTTTAAGTGTGGCTCAGTTAGCCAGACTGTCAGGTGTTTCAAGACCGAATCTCGTCAATCTTGAGGGGGGTAACAAAGAATGTAATTTGTCGACCTTGTTTCGTTTGGCCGGGGCATTGCAGGTTACTCCGGGCACTTTGCTTGATAGTCAACCCAAGCCGGAAATCGTCCTTAATCGGCATGAAGCCGATCTTGTCGCAAGAGTGTTGCTTAAAAAAGCTTCAACAAAAAATCAGAAAATTATTCGGGCAGTGCAAATACTTCAGCCAACGGTTATAAGTATTTTGCAGGTGGCGGGTATTAAAAAATCGGGGGTGTCAACACGCCTGTCCAGAGCCAGGGCTTCTTACGTGTTTGGTAAAAAGGGGTATGAGCAATTGGTAACCCGTTTAAATAAACTGGCAGCTTCGTTATGTTAAAAAAGGATATCGACAATTTTTTCAAACAACTCAATTTAGAATTAAAGCATCCCATTGTTGTCTATCTGACAGGGGGTGTTGCCTCCTGTTTTTTGGGAGGTGTTCGTCCCACGCAGGATATTGATTGTGCCATCAAAGGTTCTTCTCACTGGAGTGAAATTGATTCTGCCGTAAAGAATGTTTCCCGTCAGACGGGTATTGCCTGTGAATATGCCGAAGATATTAGCCGTTGGGGGATGGTGGGGTATACTCGTTTTGAGAAGAATGCCAAATTTTATAAAAAATTCGGTA includes these proteins:
- a CDS encoding cytochrome oxidase subunit III → MHHPPLANTRSATGINTAKLATWWVIASEIVIFGGLLVSYLLFRLHHTEWAQEAEHTNTAAGAFNTFVLLTSSFFVVLAHKAAEEKNGAKAARFLGYTILGGLTFMMVKAYEYTHEIQHGFTMFKSVFWSFYYTATGLHGLHVMAGMVIMFIVGRDAKKGRNLHRVECIGIYWHFVDLVWIFLFPLLYIAK
- a CDS encoding caa(3)-type oxidase subunit IV, giving the protein MSHANTNEHATEHSHPNYFKIWMALVALLIASVLGPMIGIPWLTLITAFGIAIIKALMVAAYFMHLNVEKKYIWYILLGCLALMIFFFFAIAPDIMNHSGTNWHFIEVTQPAPSHGGH
- a CDS encoding cytochrome c oxidase subunit I; amino-acid sequence: MSDYHESFFKKYLFSTDHKMIAMQYLFTGIFMGLVGGFLAYVFRMQIAFPGISVPGFGIVNENSYNTLVTNHGAIMIFWFAMPVLIAAFGNYLIPLMIGCDDMAFPRINRLSYQIFLVSILVLLSSFLVQHGGFGGAWTAYPPLSAKAEYNLTPMGASLWLIAVALEFVAFLLGGINFIVTLMNSRAKGMRMYEIPMVIWMIVIASILFMASVGPLIAGAVMLLFDQLLGTGFYDPAKGGDPLLWQHLFWFFGHPEVYVVLLPPMGMVVEVITTFSRKKLFGYKTFLYSVFFTGILSFVVWAHHQFVAGIDPRMANIFTITTLLISVPIAEICFLLMATLYKGSIELTTPMLFALGFVVEFILGGVTGIYLGATGTDIFFHDTYFVVAHFHYTFVPIAVIGLFTGIYYWFPKMFGRMMDEKLGKIHFWGTIIPFNFIFIPMFFLGMGGEHRRIYNYQNFPDLNHPELFHLRQISTVALIVMLLFQIVFFINFIRSLRKGKKAEANPWKANTLEWVAPSPPPHGNFATYPEVYRGPYEYSVPGRKQDYWPQNEP
- a CDS encoding protoheme IX farnesyltransferase — its product is MIRHLLNLTKPRISLLFAITGLTAILVDGTRTSPSLWMWLVSLAIFLVGGAANGFNQFFERDIDRQMVRTAKKRPIPQGKVSPRMALIFSIVLAIVGNVMLYELGGFWSFFWGVFTIVFYSFYYTLWLKPRTPYNIVIGGAAGATAPLIAWSAVTGNFLGLVPFLMFLIVFIWTPPHFWSLALYYKEDYEKVSYPMFPNIKGDKATKSQIFWYSALLFPVALSLYFFGILGVVYLVGAFILNLVFLYGAWMVMKKNDTKIYRKFFAYSIFYLLLLFALMMADKMIPIK